A stretch of Cyanobacteria bacterium QS_8_64_29 DNA encodes these proteins:
- a CDS encoding 50S ribosomal protein L35 — translation MPKQKTCKSAAKRFRKTGKGKIRRRQSNRNHLLQHKAVGRKRRLAKLTFVKKRDRDNVHRLLPYL, via the coding sequence ATGCCCAAGCAAAAGACTTGCAAGTCAGCCGCCAAGCGCTTCCGCAAGACTGGAAAGGGCAAAATCCGCCGCCGCCAGTCCAATCGCAACCACTTGCTGCAGCACAAAGCGGTCGGGCGCAAGCGCCGGCTGGCCAAGCTAACGTTCGTCAAGAAGCGCGATCGCGACAACGTCCATCGGCTGCTGCCCTATCTCTAG